Proteins encoded together in one Halodesulfovibrio sp. window:
- a CDS encoding helix-turn-helix transcriptional regulator produces the protein MPQNSIKKDKKARMAKYDPENAHAWNIILAEVKKLKASGLRQHEIAKKMGVNKDTVSRWLSEERGGERTTFGAMLRYADALKIPYNELLRDNTFDTSTAQTVTAYDLAVKNVLEEFAHDSDVTISDIAKKANLPAIEINAVFNGSLPLSPTIMNAVCSAVEVGESMVHKRATKKLEQEQKDTTASAVRTA, from the coding sequence ATGCCACAAAACAGCATAAAAAAAGATAAAAAAGCACGCATGGCTAAATACGATCCAGAAAATGCCCATGCGTGGAATATCATTCTTGCTGAAGTAAAGAAGCTTAAAGCATCAGGACTGAGGCAGCATGAAATTGCTAAAAAAATGGGAGTAAACAAAGATACCGTATCTCGATGGCTAAGCGAGGAAAGAGGCGGGGAACGCACTACGTTTGGCGCAATGCTGCGTTATGCAGACGCGCTAAAAATCCCGTATAACGAACTGTTACGAGACAACACATTCGATACGTCCACAGCACAAACCGTAACCGCATACGATCTTGCGGTAAAGAACGTGCTGGAAGAATTTGCACACGATTCTGACGTAACAATTTCAGACATTGCTAAAAAAGCCAATCTCCCGGCTATAGAAATAAACGCCGTATTTAACGGAAGCTTGCCACTCTCACCAACAATCATGAATGCCGTTTGTTCGGCAGTCGAAGTTGGAGAGTCAATGGTTCACAAACGCGCAACAAAAAAATTGGAACAAGAACAAAAAGACACTACTGCTAGCGCTGTACGAACAGCATAA